From a single Aspergillus puulaauensis MK2 DNA, chromosome 2, nearly complete sequence genomic region:
- the ECM4 gene encoding glutathione S-transferase family protein (COG:O;~EggNog:ENOG410PFDC;~InterPro:IPR036249,IPR036282,IPR010987,IPR004045, IPR016639;~PFAM:PF13409,PF00043,PF13410;~go_function: GO:0004364 - glutathione transferase activity [Evidence IEA];~go_function: GO:0005515 - protein binding [Evidence IEA];~go_process: GO:0006749 - glutathione metabolic process [Evidence IEA]), with product MFPVLRRVGQLAQHLSPPSSVPGPFSTSIFRSFSIPAPPFPAARNMATGNSGKITDWVVPTDKSGEFKRQVSVFRNWISREPGAQFPPEKDRYHLYVSYACPWAHRTLITRKLKGLEDIITYTSVHWHLGPQGWRFAATDENIPGANTTPDPLHSSFTHLRNIYFDNEPNYEGRFTVPVLYDKKTNRIVSNESAEIIRMFYYEFDDLLADQYKNIDLFPEALRSQIDATNEWTYNDVNNGVYKSGFATTQEAYEKAVTTLFSSLDKIESYLAGSKSPYYFGDNITETDIRLFTTIVRFDPVYVQHFKCNVRDIRSGYPAIHQWLRRLYWDVPAFRETTQFEHIKKHYTKSHSQINPFGITPVGPTPDILPKDEEVRAIGGVKN from the exons ATGTTCCCCGTGCTGCGTAGAGTCGGCCAGCTTGCACAGCATTTATCACCTCCCAGCTCCGTCCCAGGACCGTTCAGCACAAGCATCTTCCGAAGCTTTTCCATCCCCGCACCACCATTCCCTGCCGCACGAAACATGGCT ACAGGAAACTCTGGCAAAATCACCGATTGGGTGGTTCCAACCGACAAATCTGGAGAGTTCAAGCGTCAAGTGTCGGTCTTCCGAAACTGGATCTCCAGGGAACCTGGAGCTCAGTTCCCACCTGAGAAAGACCGATACCACCTCTATGTCTCCTACGCCTGCCCTTGGG CGCACCGAACCTTGATCACGCGCAAACTGAAAGGCCTTGAGGACATCATCACATATACATCGGTGCATTGGCATCTAGGCCCACAAG GCTGGCGCTTCGCAGCCACGGACGAAAATATCCCTGGAGCCAACACCACCCCAGACCCATTGCACAGCTCCTTCACGCACCTGCGCAACATTTACTTCGACAACGAACCCAACTACGAAGGCCGCTTTACGGTCCCCGTCCTCTACGATAAGAAGACAAACCGCATTGTCAGCAACGAAAGCGCCGAAATCATTCGCATGTTCTACTACGAATTCGACGACCTCCTCGCAGACCAATACAAGAACATCGACCTCTTCCCGGAGGCCCTCCGGTCCCAAATCGACGCCACAAACGAATGGACTTACAACGACGTCAACAACGGCGTCTACAAGTCCGGCTTCGCAACTACCCAGGAGGCCTACGAGAAGGCCGTCACTAcgctcttctcctccctcgatAAGATCGAGTCGTATCTTGCGGGCTCCAAATCCCCCTACTACTTCGGCGACAACATCACCGAGACGGATATTCGGCTCTTTACTACGATCGTCCGCTTTGACCCTGTCTATGTCCAGCACTTTAAGTGTAATGTCCGCGATATCCGATCTGGGTACCCGGCCATTCATCagtggttgaggaggctgtATTGGGATGTTCCTGCGTTCCGGGAAACCACGCAGTTTGAGCACATCAAGAAGCACTATACGAAGAGCCATTCGCAGATTAACCCGTTCGGAATTACGCCTGTTGGGCCGACGCCGGATATCCTTCCTAAGGATGAGGAGGTGAGGGCTATTGGGGGTGTCAAAAACTAA
- a CDS encoding calcium-binding mitochondrial carrier protein (BUSCO:EOG09262PZ9;~COG:C;~EggNog:ENOG410PHDS;~InterPro:IPR011992,IPR023395,IPR018108,IPR002048, IPR018247,IPR002067;~PFAM:PF13405,PF00153,PF13202,PF13499;~go_function: GO:0005509 - calcium ion binding [Evidence IEA];~go_process: GO:0055085 - transmembrane transport [Evidence IEA]): protein MANDESKDECDQRVTRLWKRLGAEKKDHLDYNGLKKGLRKIDHPLKNADSMLRNIFRSVDANGDGIIEYSEFRAFVDSAELELSHLFKSIDHNRNGEIDKDELKAAFAKSGVTVSKAKLDKFFADVDTNKDGVISYPEWRDFLLFLSGYSAYDLHAVLSYYTATGNLNPEGDVHINDLQGLGYFIAGGIAGAVSRTATAPLDRLKVYLIAKTGSKSPAVSAAKDGAPLKAAGRASKSLVDAVKELWRAGGIRSLFAGNGLNVVKVMPESAIKFGAYESAKRAFARLEGHNDPKRLRPTSQFLSGGCGGMVAQCFVYPLDTLKFRMQCEIVEGGLKGNQLIAATARKVWNKNGMFGFFRGLPLGLMGMFPYAAIDLSTFEYLKRTLLARKARLHGCHEDDVPLNNFTTGAIGAISGGASASVVYPLNVLRTRMQAQGTILHPTTYNGVMDVARKTVQSEGLRGFYKGLTPNLLKVAPAVSISYVVYENSKRMLGLR, encoded by the exons ATGGCCAACGACGAGTCGAAAGATGAGTGTGACCAAAGGGTTACCAGACTTTGGAAACGCCTGGGTGCCGAAAAGAAGGATCACTTGGATTATAATGGGTTAAAGAAGGGCTTGAGGAAGATCGATCACC CCCTAAAGAACGCTGATTCTATGTTGCGGAATATCTTTCGGTCCGTCGATGCCAACGGCGATGGGATCATAGAATACTCCG AATTCCGAGCATTTGTTGACAGcgccgagctcgagctcTCGCACCTTTTCAAGAGTATTGATCACAACCGTAACGGGGAAATCGACAAAGACGAGCTCAAAGCTGCTTTCGCAAAATCCGGCGTCACCGTTTCGAAGGCCAAGCTGGACAAGTTTTTTGCGGACGTAGATACGAATAAAGATGGTGTTATTTCATATCCAGAGTGGAG GgacttcctcctcttcctgtccGGTTACTCGGCTTACGACCTGCACGCCGTCCTGTCATACTACACTGCCACGGGAAATCTAAACCCGGAAGGAGATGTCCACATAAACGATCTACAGGGTTTAG GTTATTTCATTGCTGGTGGTATCGCAGGAGCCGTGTCCAGGACAGCCACTGCGCCATTGGACCGACTTAAAGTATATCTTATCGCGAAGACCGGATCAAAATCGCCCGCCGTCAGTGCCGCCAAAGATGGAGCTCCACTTAAGGCGGCTGGGAGAGCCTCCAAATCCCTGGTTGATGCGGTGAAAGAGCTCTGGAGAGCGGGCGGTATCCGGAGTCTTTTTGCAG GCAACGGGTTGAACGTTGTCAAAGTTATGCCCGAATCAGCGATAAAGTTTGGAGCCTACGAG TCTGCAAAACGCGCTTTTGCTCGTCTTGAGGGCCACAATGACCCAAAGCGCCTTAGGCCCACCTCACAGTTTTTATCCGGAGGATGTGGTGGAATGGTTGCCCA GTGCTTTGTTTACCCTCTTGATACCCTGAAATT CCGGATGCAATGCGAAATCGTTGAAGGTGGCTTGAAGGGCAACCAATTAATCGCGGCCACAGCTCGGAAGGTGTGGAACAAAAATGGCATGTTCGGATTCTTCCGTGGTTTGCCGCTTGGTCTTATGGGGATGTTCCCCTACGCGGCCATTGATCTTTCAACATTTGAATACTTGAAACGCACCCTGCTTGCTCGAAAAGCACGTCTACACGGCTGCCATGAAGACGATGTTCCTCTTAACAATTTCACAACAGGAGCTATTGGTGCCATTAGTGGAGGGGCTAGCGCCTCCGTTGTTTACCCTTTGAACGTTCTTCGAACTCGAATGCAGGCCCAGGGCACTATCCTCCATCCGACAACCTACAATGGAGTCATGGATGTCGCCCGCAAAACGGTCCAGAGCGAAGGTCTCCGTGGATTCTATAAAGGACTCACTCCAAACCTTCTTAAGGTCGCACCAGCAGTGTCTATCAGTTATGTCGTCTACGAAAACTCGAAGCGAATGCTCGGTTTGAGGTAG